A genomic segment from Syntrophotalea acetylenivorans encodes:
- a CDS encoding thioredoxin domain-containing protein, whose protein sequence is MKQDPVQQDTVSRLSAVDTSTLPADGGDHYNRLIFEKSPYLLQHAENPVDWHPWGEEAFALARREDKPVLVSIGYSTCHWCHVMEHESFENEEVAAVLNRLFVPIKVDREERPDVDNTYMSACQILTGGGGWPLNVFITPDKQPFYAATYMPREARGDMAGITDILERIGNTWQSNRQQLLDSGQRLTESLINLEKGATGNTEGQHLTEEPLEQTYSHFFKTFDKDRGGFGEAPKFPIPHNLSLLLRLGQRLGLENAQTMAMRTLQNIRLSGTYDHIGFGVHRYAVDAHWRVPHFEKMLYDQALLTLAAADAYQTSRDPFFSTMVDEVSEYVLRDLTDEQGGFYSGEDADSEGVEGTFYLWTPQQVEEVLGHEHGTIFSHCYEVSEQGNFEGKNIVRLEMDVNQWAAWFGIEPERLGEVLALGRQMLFTAREERIRPHRDDKILTAWNGLMIAALARAATVLDKEEYLAAACASADFILNNLRRDDGRLLRRYRQGEAAVPGFLDDYAFFCWGLIELYQAGFDSRYLAMALELTADMERLFGDGQGNLFDSAEDAETVLTRSKTIIDGAVPAGNSAAAWNLLRLAALTGDQAMTERGEAAIKTSLAQAARYPTGTSLLYCALDFALGPKDVVVLASDLNGTGMDKMLRALRERFLPRTLVLCADAEDTQLNELTPLLQGKAAIDGQTTAYLCRGETCQAPVTSVDELIAMLEG, encoded by the coding sequence ATGAAACAGGACCCCGTCCAGCAAGACACCGTCAGTCGCCTGTCCGCCGTTGATACCAGCACCCTGCCTGCCGACGGCGGCGATCACTATAACCGCCTGATCTTCGAAAAGAGCCCTTACCTGCTGCAGCACGCCGAAAACCCCGTCGACTGGCACCCCTGGGGAGAAGAGGCCTTTGCTCTGGCCCGGCGCGAGGATAAACCTGTGCTGGTGTCCATTGGTTATTCGACCTGCCACTGGTGCCACGTCATGGAACACGAATCCTTTGAAAACGAGGAAGTGGCGGCCGTTCTCAATCGCTTGTTCGTCCCGATCAAGGTCGACCGCGAGGAGCGCCCCGATGTGGACAACACCTACATGTCGGCCTGCCAGATCCTCACCGGCGGAGGCGGCTGGCCCCTTAATGTCTTTATCACTCCGGACAAACAGCCTTTCTACGCTGCCACCTATATGCCCCGCGAGGCGCGGGGGGATATGGCCGGTATCACCGATATACTCGAGCGGATCGGCAATACCTGGCAGAGCAATCGCCAGCAACTCCTCGATTCAGGGCAAAGACTGACTGAATCGCTGATAAATCTTGAGAAGGGGGCTACAGGCAATACCGAGGGCCAACACCTCACCGAAGAGCCCCTGGAGCAAACCTATTCCCATTTTTTCAAGACCTTTGACAAGGACCGGGGAGGTTTTGGCGAGGCGCCCAAATTCCCTATTCCCCACAACCTCTCCCTTCTTTTGCGCCTTGGTCAGCGCCTCGGGCTTGAAAATGCGCAGACCATGGCCATGCGAACCCTGCAAAACATTCGATTGAGCGGCACCTACGACCACATCGGTTTTGGTGTGCATCGCTATGCCGTCGACGCCCACTGGCGGGTCCCCCATTTCGAAAAGATGCTTTATGACCAGGCTTTGCTGACCCTGGCCGCGGCGGATGCCTACCAAACCAGCAGAGATCCTTTCTTTTCCACCATGGTCGACGAAGTCAGCGAATATGTTCTGCGTGACCTGACCGATGAACAGGGGGGATTCTACAGCGGTGAGGATGCCGATTCCGAGGGAGTCGAAGGGACTTTTTACCTGTGGACGCCGCAACAGGTCGAGGAAGTGCTCGGTCATGAACACGGCACCATCTTTTCTCACTGTTATGAAGTCTCTGAACAAGGTAATTTTGAAGGCAAGAACATTGTTCGGCTGGAAATGGATGTTAATCAGTGGGCCGCCTGGTTCGGCATTGAACCGGAACGGCTTGGCGAAGTGCTGGCTCTTGGGCGGCAAATGTTGTTTACGGCCCGGGAAGAACGCATAAGGCCCCATCGGGACGACAAGATACTGACCGCCTGGAACGGCTTGATGATCGCCGCTTTGGCCAGGGCGGCAACGGTTCTAGATAAGGAGGAGTATCTGGCTGCCGCCTGTGCCAGCGCAGACTTCATCCTGAATAACCTGCGCCGCGATGATGGTCGTCTGTTGCGTCGTTACCGTCAGGGCGAAGCGGCGGTGCCCGGTTTCCTCGACGATTACGCCTTCTTTTGTTGGGGCTTGATCGAACTTTATCAGGCGGGCTTCGACAGCCGTTATCTGGCTATGGCTCTGGAACTGACTGCAGATATGGAACGTTTGTTCGGGGATGGCCAGGGCAACCTGTTCGACAGTGCAGAAGATGCGGAAACCGTATTGACTCGCAGTAAAACAATCATAGATGGTGCCGTACCGGCGGGCAATTCGGCTGCTGCCTGGAATTTGCTGCGGCTTGCGGCCTTGACCGGCGATCAAGCCATGACCGAGCGGGGCGAGGCAGCTATTAAAACCAGCCTTGCCCAAGCCGCCCGCTATCCCACCGGCACATCTCTGCTCTACTGCGCCTTGGACTTTGCTCTGGGTCCCAAGGATGTGGTGGTCCTGGCAAGCGACCTAAACGGGACGGGCATGGATAAAATGTTAAGGGCCCTGCGCGAGCGGTTTTTACCCCGCACCCTGGTGTTATGCGCCGATGCGGAAGATACGCAACTCAACGAACTGACCCCCTTGCTGCAGGGCAAGGCGGCCATCGATGGTCAGACAACCGCCTATCTTTGCCGGGGCGAAACCTGTCAAGCTCCGGTAACCAGCGTTGACGAGTTGATCGCCATGCTGGAAGGTTGA
- a CDS encoding KamA family radical SAM protein — MELWQKMLQASITSPTRLTRRYGIDPRPLADVAERYPMRVTPYYLSLIQSVGDPIWRQAVPSMDELEEGSCCADPLDEEEQSPVPNLVHRYPDRVLFMVCSECAMYCRFCTRKRKVGKENMQISRDTIAQGLAYIRNHPEIRDVILSGGDPLLLSNEQLEAILKELRAIPTVEIIRIGTRMPVVLPQRITQALVRMLHRYHPLYLNTHFNHPDEITNSSTKAIARLADAGIPLGNQTVLLRGVNDDPHTMRRLMQKLLSIRVKPYYLYQADLVLGTEHFRTTVEEGLEILRWLRGHTSGIAVPAFVIDAPGGGGKIPLLPEYLQSLGSEVLLKNYLGHDYRYANAQPKEEELWQVALQA, encoded by the coding sequence ATGGAACTCTGGCAAAAAATGCTGCAAGCCAGCATCACATCTCCGACCCGGCTGACCCGTCGTTACGGTATCGACCCCCGGCCTCTAGCCGATGTTGCCGAGCGTTATCCGATGCGAGTCACCCCCTACTACCTGAGTTTGATTCAATCGGTAGGCGACCCCATCTGGCGCCAGGCGGTCCCCTCAATGGACGAGCTGGAAGAAGGGAGTTGCTGCGCCGACCCCCTCGACGAGGAGGAACAGAGCCCGGTGCCGAATCTGGTGCACCGCTACCCCGACCGAGTGCTGTTCATGGTCTGCTCCGAGTGCGCCATGTATTGTCGATTCTGTACCCGCAAGCGCAAGGTCGGCAAGGAGAATATGCAGATCAGCCGCGACACCATCGCCCAGGGGTTGGCCTATATCCGCAACCATCCGGAGATCCGCGATGTCATTCTGTCAGGCGGCGACCCGCTGCTGCTAAGCAACGAGCAGCTGGAGGCGATACTCAAGGAGCTGAGAGCCATCCCTACGGTGGAGATCATCCGCATCGGCACCCGCATGCCGGTTGTGCTGCCCCAACGTATTACCCAGGCACTGGTACGCATGCTGCACCGTTATCATCCCCTGTATCTCAACACCCATTTTAACCACCCGGACGAGATCACCAACTCATCGACCAAAGCGATCGCCCGCCTGGCCGACGCAGGGATACCCCTCGGCAACCAGACCGTGCTGCTGCGCGGGGTCAACGATGATCCGCACACCATGCGTCGGCTGATGCAAAAACTGCTGAGCATCCGGGTCAAGCCCTACTACCTCTACCAGGCCGACCTGGTGCTGGGCACCGAGCATTTCCGCACCACCGTCGAAGAGGGGCTGGAGATTCTGCGTTGGCTTCGAGGCCACACCTCTGGCATTGCGGTGCCGGCCTTCGTTATCGATGCCCCTGGAGGCGGCGGGAAAATTCCTCTATTGCCTGAATACTTGCAATCCCTGGGCAGCGAGGTTCTGTTGAAAAACTATCTGGGCCACGATTACCGATACGCTAACGCCCAGCCCAAGGAAGAAGAGCTTTGGCAGGTCGCCCTTCAGGCCTGA
- a CDS encoding GNAT family N-acetyltransferase, with product MRELRATDLPALILILHQCEAFTEVEIACALELLEIMINDPLQQDYRVAVANGGDEVQGYILYGPVPMTEGTYDIYWIAVDPDCQGQGIGRQLMRHAERQARAAGGRMICLETSSQGHYQRTREFYRQAGYCEENRIRDFYRPGDDRLTYVKRFTTMKDS from the coding sequence ATGCGTGAACTACGCGCTACCGACCTGCCCGCCCTGATTTTGATTCTGCACCAATGCGAGGCCTTTACCGAGGTGGAGATCGCTTGCGCTCTGGAGTTGTTGGAGATCATGATCAACGATCCGCTGCAGCAGGACTACCGCGTCGCCGTTGCCAATGGCGGCGATGAGGTGCAAGGCTATATCCTTTACGGTCCGGTGCCCATGACCGAGGGGACCTACGATATCTACTGGATCGCCGTTGACCCGGATTGCCAGGGGCAGGGAATTGGGCGACAGCTTATGCGTCATGCCGAGCGGCAGGCCCGTGCCGCCGGCGGACGGATGATCTGCCTGGAAACTTCGTCCCAGGGCCATTACCAGCGGACTCGTGAGTTTTATCGCCAGGCCGGATACTGCGAAGAAAACCGCATCCGGGACTTCTATCGCCCCGGAGACGACCGGCTGACTTATGTCAAACGCTTTACGACTATGAAGGACTCCTGA
- a CDS encoding D-alanine--D-alanine ligase family protein, translated as MRIAVCFNEAPATPARGESIDLLSEQGARHEAEAVLAALHSLHHEAVLVPLLADIGEFITCLRNSACDLVFNLCEGFWGDSSREMHVAALLELLGLFFTGATPYCLGLSQDKARSKDLFNAHHLPTPRHILVRNGGQLPKIKGLTYPLIVKPRFEDASLGITGDSIVATEKALHNRIRYIHQTYRQDALVEEFIVGREFNVAIIGNSPPVVLPISEIRFDPALPHPIVSYSGKWQEDSAEFSGTSPVCPATLRFREEVLIKDVALRAFKILECRDYARIDIRFREGVPYILEVNANPDIAPDAGLARAARAAGMTYPEFIARMVSLAQRRKEISHA; from the coding sequence ATGCGGATTGCTGTCTGCTTTAACGAAGCCCCGGCGACTCCGGCCCGGGGGGAGTCCATCGACCTGCTGTCCGAGCAGGGCGCCCGGCACGAAGCCGAAGCGGTACTGGCGGCTTTGCACAGCCTGCACCATGAGGCGGTACTTGTGCCCCTGCTTGCCGACATCGGCGAATTTATCACCTGTCTAAGAAACAGTGCCTGCGACCTGGTGTTCAACCTGTGCGAAGGCTTCTGGGGCGACAGCAGCCGTGAGATGCATGTAGCCGCCCTGCTGGAGTTGCTCGGCTTGTTCTTTACCGGCGCCACTCCCTATTGCTTAGGCCTGAGCCAGGACAAGGCCCGCTCAAAGGACCTGTTCAACGCCCATCATCTGCCTACCCCCCGCCATATCCTGGTGCGGAACGGTGGTCAGCTTCCAAAAATCAAGGGACTAACCTATCCCCTGATCGTCAAGCCGCGTTTTGAGGACGCCTCCCTCGGCATTACCGGCGACAGCATCGTCGCTACCGAAAAGGCCCTTCACAACCGGATCCGCTATATCCATCAAACCTATCGCCAGGACGCCCTGGTCGAAGAGTTCATCGTCGGTCGTGAATTCAACGTGGCCATCATCGGCAACAGCCCGCCGGTGGTACTGCCGATCTCGGAGATTCGCTTCGATCCGGCCCTGCCCCACCCCATTGTCAGTTATAGCGGCAAGTGGCAAGAAGACTCCGCGGAGTTCAGCGGCACGAGCCCGGTCTGCCCGGCAACGCTGCGCTTTCGCGAAGAGGTGCTGATCAAGGATGTGGCGTTGAGAGCCTTCAAAATCCTGGAATGCCGGGATTACGCCCGCATCGATATCCGATTCAGGGAGGGGGTGCCCTATATCCTGGAGGTCAATGCCAACCCCGACATAGCACCGGACGCCGGCCTGGCCCGGGCGGCCCGCGCCGCAGGAATGACCTATCCCGAATTCATTGCCCGGATGGTGAGCCTGGCTCAGCGCCGCAAGGAGATATCTCATGCGTGA
- a CDS encoding D-alanine--D-alanine ligase family protein, whose translation MHIALTFNLRQDSACAPSNSPSVAPLAAAEDLYAEWDDFDTIDAVRSALSQCHRVSLVEADHYAFASFQALRPDLVFNMAEGLLGASREAQIPALLDMLGLPYTGSDPLTLGNCLDKRRTKEILSYHRVPTPRFALVESLVDVPARLRYPLIVKPILEGSSKGVTDRALVTNRKELLRQVEWSLKTYRQPVLIEEFLPGREFTVALLGNGESLRILPVVEIDFAALPAGVNPIYSFEAKWIWDTEEQPLDIFACPAPLDPSLHNAIERVCKKAFQVMGCRDWCRIDVRLDASGQPNIIELNPLPGVLPRPEQNSCFPKAARAAGLSYDELILGVADAAIARHHLVKGVSHADCCLL comes from the coding sequence ATGCACATCGCGCTCACGTTCAATCTGCGCCAGGATTCCGCCTGCGCGCCATCCAATTCGCCCTCCGTCGCTCCTCTTGCCGCAGCGGAAGACCTCTACGCCGAGTGGGACGATTTCGACACGATCGATGCTGTTCGCTCCGCCCTTTCTCAATGCCACCGGGTATCCCTGGTGGAGGCCGACCATTACGCCTTTGCCAGCTTTCAGGCTCTGCGACCGGACCTGGTGTTCAACATGGCCGAAGGTCTGCTCGGTGCCAGCCGCGAAGCCCAGATCCCTGCCCTGCTCGACATGCTCGGCTTGCCTTACACCGGCAGCGATCCGCTGACCCTCGGCAACTGTCTGGACAAACGCCGCACCAAGGAGATTCTCAGTTACCATAGGGTGCCGACGCCACGCTTCGCCCTGGTAGAGAGTCTGGTAGATGTTCCGGCCCGGTTGCGCTATCCGCTGATCGTCAAACCCATTCTGGAAGGCTCCAGCAAGGGAGTCACCGACCGCGCTCTGGTGACTAACCGCAAGGAGTTGCTGCGTCAGGTGGAATGGTCGCTGAAAACGTACCGTCAGCCGGTGCTGATCGAAGAGTTTCTGCCTGGTCGTGAGTTCACCGTGGCGCTGCTCGGAAACGGCGAATCTCTGCGTATACTGCCCGTTGTCGAGATCGACTTCGCCGCTTTGCCGGCCGGGGTCAATCCTATCTATTCTTTTGAGGCCAAATGGATCTGGGACACCGAAGAGCAACCCTTGGATATTTTTGCCTGCCCGGCACCTCTTGATCCGTCGCTGCACAATGCCATCGAAAGGGTTTGCAAAAAGGCCTTTCAGGTTATGGGCTGTCGGGACTGGTGCCGCATCGATGTGCGCCTCGACGCCAGCGGTCAGCCAAACATTATCGAACTCAATCCCCTGCCCGGCGTGCTGCCTCGCCCTGAGCAGAACAGCTGTTTCCCCAAGGCGGCCCGCGCAGCGGGTCTGTCTTACGACGAGTTGATTCTCGGTGTGGCTGATGCGGCCATTGCCCGTCACCATCTGGTTAAGGGGGTTAGCCATGCGGATTGCTGTCTGCTTTAA
- the hcp gene encoding hydroxylamine reductase, which translates to MFCHQCEQAANGTGCNKVGVCGKQPNVAALQDNLLHGLQGLGFFASKARKLGATDPAFDAFLIEGLFATVTNVDFDAARLANIIVRCAELKNKAQKLYEDAFKEAHGIKARTFENGAPSWVPAADLVTQGEQVGIEKLHSDPDVRSVVEILIYGLKGMAAYADHARILGKTDPEVTAFIEQALAATCDPELGLMDFVNLSMECGKHNLTVMGLLNEGHVDNYGHPVPTPVNTGTKAGKGILVSGHDLKMLEELLKQTEGKGINVYTHGEMLPAHGYPGLKKYAHLAGNFGGAWQDQAKELPQFPGAIIFNTNCIQKPADSYKDRLFTWGCTAWPDVTHIDGFDFSAIIDKALACPDVAEAPGKEILVGFGHNAVLGVADKVIEAVKAGDIKHFFLIGGCDGAKSGRNYYTEFAEKVPQDSVILTLACGKYRFNKLDFGDIGGIPRLLDIGQCNDAYSAIQIAVALAGAFDCGVNDLPLSMILSWYEQKAVVILLTLLHLGIQNIKLGPSLPAFLTPNVLNFLVENFNIAPITTAEEDLKAILG; encoded by the coding sequence ATGTTTTGTCATCAATGCGAGCAAGCAGCCAACGGTACCGGCTGTAATAAAGTAGGAGTTTGCGGTAAACAGCCCAATGTGGCAGCGCTCCAGGACAATCTGCTGCACGGCCTGCAGGGGCTCGGATTTTTTGCCAGCAAAGCCCGTAAGCTGGGTGCTACCGATCCTGCTTTCGACGCTTTTCTGATTGAGGGGCTGTTTGCTACGGTGACCAACGTTGATTTCGATGCGGCCCGTCTTGCCAATATTATCGTGCGTTGTGCCGAACTTAAAAATAAAGCCCAGAAACTGTACGAGGACGCCTTTAAAGAGGCCCACGGCATCAAGGCACGAACTTTTGAGAATGGCGCCCCGTCCTGGGTTCCGGCAGCGGACCTGGTAACTCAGGGCGAGCAGGTCGGCATCGAAAAACTGCACAGCGATCCCGATGTTCGTTCCGTGGTGGAAATACTTATTTACGGCCTCAAGGGCATGGCCGCCTACGCCGATCACGCCCGTATCCTCGGCAAGACCGATCCCGAAGTCACCGCCTTTATCGAACAAGCCCTGGCCGCTACCTGCGACCCGGAGCTCGGCCTGATGGATTTCGTCAACCTGTCGATGGAATGCGGCAAGCACAACCTGACCGTCATGGGGCTGCTCAATGAAGGTCACGTCGACAACTACGGTCATCCCGTACCGACGCCCGTTAATACCGGAACCAAGGCCGGCAAAGGCATTCTGGTTTCCGGTCACGATCTGAAAATGCTCGAAGAATTGCTTAAGCAGACCGAAGGCAAGGGCATCAACGTCTACACTCACGGCGAGATGCTGCCAGCCCACGGCTATCCGGGTTTGAAAAAATACGCCCACCTCGCCGGCAATTTCGGTGGCGCCTGGCAGGACCAAGCGAAAGAGCTGCCCCAGTTCCCCGGTGCGATCATCTTTAACACCAACTGCATTCAGAAACCAGCGGACTCCTACAAGGACCGGCTCTTTACCTGGGGTTGCACGGCATGGCCTGACGTGACCCACATCGATGGTTTCGACTTCAGCGCCATCATCGACAAGGCTCTGGCTTGCCCCGATGTGGCCGAAGCTCCTGGCAAAGAGATCCTGGTCGGGTTTGGTCACAATGCGGTACTCGGTGTCGCCGACAAGGTCATCGAAGCGGTCAAGGCCGGCGATATCAAACATTTCTTCCTCATCGGCGGCTGCGACGGTGCCAAGAGCGGACGCAACTACTACACCGAGTTCGCTGAAAAAGTGCCACAGGATAGTGTTATCCTGACTCTGGCTTGCGGCAAATACCGCTTCAACAAGCTTGATTTCGGCGACATCGGCGGTATCCCGCGTCTGCTCGACATCGGTCAGTGCAACGATGCCTATAGCGCGATCCAGATCGCGGTCGCTCTGGCCGGCGCCTTCGACTGCGGCGTCAATGACCTGCCTCTGAGCATGATTCTCTCCTGGTATGAGCAGAAGGCGGTGGTTATCCTCCTGACCCTGCTGCACCTCGGTATTCAGAACATTAAGCTTGGACCCAGTCTGCCGGCTTTCCTCACCCCCAACGTCCTCAACTTCCTGGTGGAGAATTTTAATATTGCTCCCATCACCACTGCCGAAGAGGACCTGAAGGCGATTCTTGGCTGA
- a CDS encoding cupin domain-containing protein, which yields MNSIHLKDAEQVPINIAAHKLFASERTEVIHLCFKPGEELAKHPNPFDVIFYVLEGSGTLEVGEESANLGANTLIEIPADEMRGWTNTGSEDLRVLVIKVL from the coding sequence ATGAATTCAATCCATCTTAAAGATGCCGAGCAGGTACCCATCAATATTGCAGCACACAAACTCTTTGCTTCGGAGAGAACCGAGGTCATCCATCTGTGCTTCAAGCCCGGCGAGGAACTGGCAAAGCATCCCAACCCCTTTGATGTCATTTTTTATGTGCTCGAGGGCAGCGGAACCCTTGAAGTAGGGGAGGAGAGCGCGAATCTTGGAGCCAACACCCTGATTGAAATCCCGGCGGATGAGATGCGTGGCTGGACCAATACCGGTTCGGAAGATCTGCGGGTGCTGGTGATCAAGGTCCTGTAA
- the htpG gene encoding molecular chaperone HtpG — protein MAEQNAPEKGNISIHTENIFPIIKKWLYSEKEIFLRELVSNAVDAITKLQHVNLVEGLQLAEDYEVNISIDKDACTLTIKDNGIGMTADEIRKYINQVAFSSAEEFVEKFKGMEDKNQIIGHFGLGFYSAFMVADKVEIRSLSYQKDAAGAHWTCEGTTSYELEEIDKKDRGTEIILHLEEEEKEFLEANKVREVVKRYCNFLPVTIKLEGDQVNDSAPLWNQSASEVTEEQYKEFYAKLYPMADEPLFWIHLNVDFPFNLKGILYFPRLTTEFDVAKSHIKLFCNQVFVSDNCPELIPEFLTPLQGCLDAPDLPLNVSRSYLQNEPQVRKIREVITSRVASKINDLARQDREAFSKIWEDIHTFVKYGMMREDKFYDKIKDQVIFRTTDDCKYATLDEYLVRAAAKHDKKVYYANDEAAQATYIKLFKSQDMEVVLLDALIDSHFIQFLEMKNSEIKWERVDSDVTENLLEEDRKIELAGPDEQKLQTEQVKTFFEEHLKATGLEVRVESLKDDSVSGMILLSEQTRRFKEMTRSMSQDADMPDMFAEHTLMVNLKSPVVQNIIKLQDAKQEEDATMLVEQVYDLAMLSQRSFDKEQMEAFLARSNKILEKLGGMG, from the coding sequence ATGGCCGAGCAAAACGCGCCCGAAAAGGGCAATATTTCTATTCATACCGAGAACATTTTTCCCATTATCAAAAAATGGCTGTACAGCGAAAAGGAAATCTTCCTGCGGGAATTGGTCTCCAACGCTGTTGACGCCATCACCAAATTGCAACATGTCAACCTTGTCGAAGGCCTGCAACTGGCCGAGGACTATGAGGTCAACATCAGCATCGACAAAGATGCCTGCACTTTAACCATCAAGGACAACGGCATCGGCATGACCGCCGATGAGATCCGCAAGTACATCAACCAGGTCGCCTTCTCCTCTGCCGAGGAATTCGTCGAGAAGTTCAAGGGCATGGAGGACAAGAACCAGATCATCGGCCACTTTGGCCTCGGGTTCTATTCCGCCTTCATGGTCGCCGACAAGGTCGAAATCCGCTCCCTGTCCTATCAGAAGGATGCCGCCGGCGCTCACTGGACCTGCGAAGGCACCACCAGCTACGAGTTGGAGGAGATCGATAAAAAAGACCGTGGCACCGAGATCATCCTTCATCTCGAAGAAGAGGAAAAGGAGTTCCTCGAAGCGAACAAGGTACGCGAAGTGGTCAAGCGCTACTGCAACTTCCTGCCAGTAACGATCAAACTTGAAGGTGATCAGGTCAACGACAGCGCGCCGCTGTGGAACCAGTCGGCCAGCGAGGTGACCGAGGAGCAGTACAAGGAATTTTACGCCAAGCTCTATCCTATGGCAGACGAGCCCCTGTTCTGGATTCACCTTAACGTCGACTTCCCCTTCAACCTCAAGGGAATTCTTTACTTTCCTCGCCTAACTACTGAATTCGACGTGGCAAAGAGCCACATCAAGCTCTTTTGCAACCAGGTGTTTGTCTCCGACAATTGCCCCGAGTTGATTCCCGAATTCCTCACCCCCTTGCAGGGCTGCCTCGATGCCCCCGATCTGCCCCTGAACGTATCCCGTTCTTACTTGCAGAACGAACCCCAGGTTCGCAAAATCCGTGAGGTCATCACCAGCCGGGTTGCCAGCAAGATCAACGACCTGGCCCGGCAGGACCGGGAGGCCTTCAGCAAAATCTGGGAGGACATCCACACCTTCGTCAAGTACGGCATGATGCGCGAAGACAAGTTTTACGACAAGATCAAGGACCAGGTTATCTTCCGCACCACCGACGATTGCAAGTACGCCACCCTGGACGAATACCTGGTTCGCGCCGCCGCGAAACACGACAAGAAGGTCTACTACGCCAACGACGAGGCGGCCCAGGCCACTTACATCAAGCTCTTCAAGAGCCAGGACATGGAGGTTGTTCTTCTCGACGCTTTGATCGACAGCCACTTCATCCAGTTCCTGGAGATGAAGAACAGCGAGATCAAGTGGGAACGCGTCGATTCCGACGTCACCGAAAACCTGCTGGAAGAAGACCGCAAGATCGAGCTGGCCGGTCCCGACGAGCAAAAGTTGCAGACCGAGCAGGTCAAGACCTTCTTCGAAGAACACCTTAAAGCCACTGGCCTTGAGGTGCGAGTTGAAAGCCTCAAGGACGACAGCGTCTCCGGTATGATCCTGCTCTCGGAGCAGACCCGTCGCTTCAAGGAGATGACCCGCTCCATGAGCCAGGACGCTGACATGCCCGACATGTTTGCCGAGCACACTCTGATGGTCAATCTCAAGAGCCCGGTGGTGCAGAACATTATCAAGCTGCAGGATGCCAAGCAAGAGGAAGATGCCACCATGCTCGTCGAGCAGGTCTATGACTTGGCCATGCTTAGCCAGCGCTCTTTCGACAAGGAGCAGATGGAAGCCTTTTTGGCCCGCAGCAACAAGATTCTGGAAAAGCTCGGCGGCATGGGCTGA
- a CDS encoding glycerophosphodiester phosphodiesterase gives MLKKPIWISHRGYAKKTVENTRAAFCAAVDHGFSCLETDLRLTRDGRIALVHDPDLRRLAGDRRRVQDLTAAELASIRLRSPDKTRPGPNASVSSNKQIDDANSVMFFDDFATEFSECRWVLDIKPEAGEKTILALARWAKAKNLVDKIIHNAKMLTWDAGHQALAGKHFPGLQFYPRQLECWRAGLAALSGVPALGGIQSGKTYALPPSVSGLPLFRSSIVRHFHNRGASVVAFLPPCGVTAGRAAAVGFDEILTNHEILPEVAPGVGTI, from the coding sequence ATGCTCAAAAAGCCCATCTGGATAAGCCATCGCGGCTACGCGAAAAAGACCGTTGAAAACACCCGGGCCGCGTTTTGCGCCGCCGTCGATCATGGGTTTTCCTGCCTGGAAACCGATCTGAGACTGACCCGGGACGGGCGTATCGCCCTGGTCCACGATCCTGATTTGAGGCGTCTTGCCGGTGACCGGCGCAGGGTGCAGGACTTAACGGCAGCGGAACTGGCCAGTATTCGCTTGAGGTCCCCTGATAAAACACGCCCTGGTCCCAATGCCTCCGTCTCCTCGAACAAGCAAATAGATGATGCAAACTCGGTGATGTTCTTCGACGATTTTGCCACCGAATTTTCCGAGTGCCGATGGGTGCTGGACATCAAGCCGGAGGCAGGCGAAAAAACCATTCTGGCCCTGGCCCGTTGGGCTAAAGCTAAAAACTTGGTCGATAAAATTATTCATAACGCCAAGATGCTGACCTGGGATGCCGGCCATCAGGCGCTTGCAGGCAAGCATTTTCCCGGGCTGCAGTTTTATCCACGTCAGCTGGAATGTTGGCGGGCTGGCCTCGCCGCGCTGTCCGGAGTTCCTGCTCTCGGTGGAATTCAGTCCGGCAAAACCTATGCCTTGCCTCCCTCTGTTTCTGGCCTGCCCCTGTTTCGGTCGTCCATTGTTCGGCACTTTCACAATAGGGGCGCATCTGTCGTGGCTTTTCTTCCCCCGTGCGGGGTCACGGCGGGGAGGGCGGCTGCGGTTGGCTTTGATGAAATTTTGACCAACCATGAAATATTGCCGGAAGTAGCTCCCGGGGTCGGAACAATTTAA